The following coding sequences lie in one Bacteroides helcogenes P 36-108 genomic window:
- a CDS encoding DUF3575 domain-containing protein yields MKNIKRIFTAIAALMLLLPSYSQEKADSVYEFRFVSGNNRFFSPYKDNEMELARLMKCIELHKESITQEKIHVDGYCNSLSTTQARLNTAKIRSSRVKSYMITNAGLTEDCFITKNHTDKGDFVTVRLFIPAAVAVEVEEDEPEIKEEKIVEQPVVATPKEETTQAPTNQIEETPIQTVDKTTSQSFLLRANLLRWATLTPDLGIEWRFANKWSVAVDGSWTSWSWDNKNRRYALWEVSPEVRYYFAQNNKFYLGAQYKIGQFNYKLSDTGKQGDLQGGGITVGCKLPLGKSFALDFNVGAGCLHADYETYHVTDGVRVKDGDCTKNVWGVTDLGITLVWNLK; encoded by the coding sequence ATGAAAAATATAAAACGAATTTTTACAGCCATTGCGGCACTGATGCTGCTCCTTCCATCCTATTCGCAGGAGAAAGCGGACAGCGTGTATGAGTTTCGCTTCGTATCAGGTAATAACCGGTTCTTTTCGCCTTACAAGGATAATGAAATGGAATTGGCTCGACTGATGAAGTGCATAGAGCTTCACAAAGAGTCTATCACGCAGGAAAAAATCCATGTGGATGGTTACTGCAACTCACTATCTACCACACAGGCAAGACTGAATACTGCCAAAATACGTTCCAGCCGGGTAAAATCTTATATGATTACCAATGCCGGACTCACTGAAGATTGCTTCATCACCAAGAATCACACCGACAAGGGCGATTTTGTGACGGTGCGTCTGTTTATTCCGGCTGCCGTTGCCGTTGAAGTGGAAGAAGACGAGCCGGAAATCAAAGAGGAAAAAATCGTTGAACAACCTGTTGTTGCAACGCCCAAAGAAGAAACCACGCAAGCCCCAACTAACCAAATCGAAGAAACACCCATTCAAACAGTCGATAAGACCACCTCACAGAGTTTTTTACTTCGTGCCAACCTGCTTCGTTGGGCTACACTTACGCCCGACCTCGGTATAGAATGGCGGTTTGCAAACAAGTGGAGCGTTGCAGTAGATGGCTCTTGGACTTCGTGGAGCTGGGACAATAAGAACCGTCGCTATGCCCTTTGGGAAGTATCGCCCGAAGTGCGTTACTACTTCGCTCAAAATAATAAATTCTATCTCGGTGCACAATACAAAATTGGTCAATTCAACTATAAGTTGTCCGACACAGGGAAGCAGGGCGATTTGCAAGGTGGAGGCATTACAGTGGGCTGCAAGTTGCCACTCGGTAAATCGTTTGCGTTGGATTTCAATGTAGGAGCAGGTTGTCTGCACGCCGACTATGAGACCTATCATGTAACAGACGGCGTGCGTGTGAAAGACGGCGATTGCACCAAGAATGTATGGGGCGTTACCGATTTAGGAATTACCCTCGTATGGAATCTTAAATAA
- a CDS encoding FimB/Mfa2 family fimbrial subunit, which yields MKMKNYSKIVTGLFLCSTLMLGSCVKDTLYNTPHPDKGAVQITTDWTGRSSDAVLPESYILRIGSVEPATRSTGGEEQTVNSETNAFKSLLVPGTQSLLVYHQADGITISGTTATVNTLEDGTLNPMPGFLFSAAKELDVPKDDTLKVTVPMMQHIRTLALTLKLNNGDEQRIAGTTATLTGIAPSVDLITGNVAATEGKAVVPVFTLGTAAYGKARAGTSASPSAACKATRATGNPVLAASLRLLGVMTGEKQELSITVALTNGTVQTIKTDLTEALKNFGSGEIEPLTLDATLTLPAEAGISAIIGNWNTVNNGDITVN from the coding sequence ATGAAAATGAAGAATTATTCCAAGATAGTAACAGGTCTTTTCCTATGCTCCACGTTGATGTTGGGCAGTTGCGTAAAAGACACCTTATATAACACCCCGCATCCCGACAAGGGTGCGGTGCAGATTACCACCGACTGGACGGGACGATCCTCGGATGCCGTGCTGCCGGAAAGCTATATCCTGCGCATCGGCAGCGTGGAGCCTGCCACAAGAAGCACGGGCGGCGAGGAACAGACGGTAAACAGCGAGACCAACGCTTTCAAGTCGCTGCTCGTGCCGGGCACGCAAAGCCTGTTAGTCTATCACCAAGCCGACGGCATCACCATCAGCGGGACTACTGCCACAGTGAACACATTGGAAGACGGAACATTGAACCCCATGCCGGGCTTTCTGTTCTCGGCAGCCAAAGAGCTGGACGTACCGAAGGATGACACGCTGAAAGTGACCGTGCCCATGATGCAGCACATCCGCACATTGGCATTAACGCTGAAGCTGAACAACGGCGACGAGCAGCGCATAGCCGGAACCACCGCCACGCTGACGGGCATTGCCCCGTCTGTGGATTTGATTACGGGAAACGTGGCAGCAACGGAAGGAAAGGCGGTTGTTCCCGTATTCACATTGGGGACTGCCGCCTACGGAAAGGCACGTGCAGGGACTTCGGCATCGCCGTCTGCCGCCTGCAAAGCAACCCGCGCTACGGGAAATCCGGTATTGGCCGCTTCGCTGCGACTGCTCGGCGTGATGACGGGTGAAAAACAGGAATTGAGCATCACCGTGGCATTGACTAACGGCACGGTGCAGACCATCAAGACCGACCTCACCGAAGCCCTGAAGAACTTCGGTAGCGGAGAGATAGAGCCGTTGACATTGGATGCCACGCTGACGCTGCCCGCCGAAGCGGGAATCAGTGCCATCATCGGCAACTGGAACACGGTGAACAACGGAGACATTACTGTTAATTGA
- a CDS encoding fimbrillin family protein, with translation MRRNRQNIFMAAALLLLAGCGNDNETATPDGSDRVALQVTSGIQSRAIGSDWQAGDGIGIYMLKTGTSTITEAAENRLYTTAVDGSNGGFTATADQTIYFPVDGSDVDFIAYYPQQTLTDGSMTIDVSSQESLPKIDLMTAKVQSADSKKYNKSQPNVAFNFSHKLTKIELNITNGTGLTPSDLAELTVEITKQCTAATYTPLTETLALTTGDKKDVTLNTAADGTAAEAILLPNSDEFNPSTDRELVFTLDKTGEKFRWTISGEKDFIAGDRNIYNITINRSGLEVTATIENWNLGNGEKGENGSAE, from the coding sequence ATGAGAAGGAATAGACAGAACATCTTTATGGCAGCCGCCCTCTTGCTGTTGGCAGGTTGCGGCAACGACAATGAGACCGCAACACCGGACGGTAGCGACCGTGTGGCATTGCAAGTAACCAGCGGCATCCAATCGCGTGCCATCGGTAGCGATTGGCAAGCAGGTGACGGCATCGGCATCTATATGTTGAAAACCGGAACGAGTACCATCACCGAAGCGGCTGAAAACCGCCTCTACACCACAGCCGTTGACGGTAGCAACGGTGGTTTCACTGCCACTGCCGACCAAACCATCTACTTCCCTGTGGACGGCTCGGATGTGGATTTCATCGCCTACTATCCGCAGCAGACACTAACCGACGGAAGTATGACAATCGATGTAAGCAGTCAGGAGAGCTTGCCCAAAATAGACTTAATGACAGCCAAAGTGCAGAGCGCAGATTCTAAGAAGTACAACAAGAGCCAGCCAAATGTAGCTTTCAATTTCTCTCACAAGCTGACAAAGATAGAACTGAATATTACAAACGGAACGGGACTTACTCCTTCCGACCTTGCAGAGCTGACAGTGGAAATCACCAAGCAGTGCACCGCAGCCACCTATACTCCGCTGACAGAGACTTTGGCACTCACAACCGGGGACAAGAAAGATGTGACCTTGAACACCGCCGCCGACGGCACGGCCGCCGAAGCCATCCTGCTGCCCAACAGCGACGAGTTCAACCCAAGTACCGACCGTGAACTGGTCTTCACGTTGGATAAAACGGGTGAGAAGTTCCGCTGGACTATTTCCGGCGAAAAAGACTTCATAGCCGGAGACCGTAACATCTACAACATCACCATCAACCGCAGTGGTCTTGAAGTGACCGCTACCATCGAGAACTGGAATCTCGGCAACGGCGAAAAAGGTGAAAACGGCAGTGCCGAATAA
- a CDS encoding fimbrillin family protein has translation MKAKFMMMMAAAATVLAACSNDNETDNWAGEIRLSSGVSVQTRAYTPTAPDTQIAADELIGIYVSGVDGEPITTYGYSNVSAKADGSGNFGTYSATMYYPQSGKDVKIKAYHPYNDGADDTYDFTVEADQSVDANYYKSDLLYSGETTIARSKTAHSLTFTHKLAKIFCTLTAGDGVSTVGGATIEVLSAEKAANFNRKTGDVNTAATSTKGDVKLGTYGAIIAPQEIANSTQLLKITLSADAGSGVFYYTTKAKTTFDSGNIYQYEITVTATGLTVTSTITPWQGIEGDPTTGTAEMQ, from the coding sequence ATGAAAGCAAAATTTATGATGATGATGGCTGCTGCCGCAACGGTGCTGGCAGCGTGCAGCAACGACAATGAGACAGACAACTGGGCGGGCGAAATCCGCCTGAGCAGTGGAGTGTCTGTGCAGACACGTGCATACACACCCACAGCACCCGACACGCAGATAGCAGCAGATGAGCTAATCGGCATCTATGTATCTGGAGTGGACGGTGAACCCATTACTACTTACGGTTACTCCAATGTTTCCGCCAAAGCCGACGGCAGCGGCAATTTCGGCACTTATAGCGCCACCATGTACTATCCGCAAAGCGGCAAGGACGTGAAAATCAAAGCCTACCATCCTTATAACGATGGAGCAGATGATACATACGATTTTACTGTAGAAGCAGACCAATCGGTAGATGCTAATTACTATAAATCCGACCTGCTTTATTCCGGAGAAACTACCATTGCACGTAGCAAAACAGCACATTCCCTGACCTTTACACATAAGCTCGCCAAGATTTTTTGTACATTGACAGCAGGTGATGGAGTATCTACCGTAGGTGGAGCCACCATAGAAGTGTTAAGTGCAGAGAAAGCTGCGAATTTCAACAGAAAGACGGGTGATGTAAACACTGCCGCGACATCTACTAAAGGCGATGTGAAATTGGGAACATACGGTGCCATCATCGCTCCGCAAGAAATTGCCAATAGTACGCAACTTCTTAAGATAACACTCTCTGCGGATGCCGGAAGCGGTGTATTCTACTATACAACGAAAGCAAAAACCACGTTTGATAGCGGCAACATCTATCAATATGAAATCACGGTAACCGCCACCGGGCTGACGGTCACATCCACAATTACACCGTGGCAAGGCATTGAAGGCGACCCCACCACAGGAACGGCTGAAATGCAATAA
- a CDS encoding HU family DNA-binding protein: MPFWKKAFSKRTEVYYPQAIVQGKPVETETIAKDLAKISTVSNSDVQAVLGDISGVMHTRMMQGKSVHIKGLGYFRYVLDTKGVAKLEDFNFDKQVQAVRVQFVPERAKLSNGTYTRALVDSDQLEWIELSPDTKDQDPAQGGSDGDENENPLG; encoded by the coding sequence ATGCCATTCTGGAAAAAAGCATTCAGCAAAAGAACCGAAGTTTACTATCCCCAAGCCATCGTGCAGGGCAAACCCGTAGAAACGGAAACCATCGCCAAAGACCTGGCGAAGATTTCCACAGTGAGTAACAGTGACGTGCAAGCCGTACTGGGCGACATCTCCGGCGTGATGCACACCCGCATGATGCAAGGCAAGAGCGTCCACATCAAGGGCTTGGGCTACTTCCGCTACGTGCTCGACACGAAAGGCGTGGCGAAGCTCGAAGACTTCAATTTCGACAAACAGGTGCAGGCCGTGCGCGTGCAGTTCGTGCCCGAACGCGCCAAGCTGAGTAACGGCACTTACACCCGCGCCCTCGTGGACAGCGACCAGTTGGAGTGGATAGAACTCTCGCCCGACACCAAAGACCAAGACCCCGCACAAGGCGGCAGTGACGGCGACGAGAACGAGAACCCGTTAGGATAA
- a CDS encoding protease inhibitor I42 family protein encodes MIRKAFKVGDTITIKRTSHAGTGYRYALVRLSGGVALLDESVETADVNQPGGMTVQSFTFQFLNPGQAEIQFAYYRDTKEVLYEDVFPYTVVTAEEAAADALKVGGWGEYEPLTDEEKSIFQTCMTLKGVDYTPMLVAKQLVAGYNYRYFCMTKSVTREPKFGFAKVTIYAPLKGEPVLESIVEY; translated from the coding sequence ATGATTAGAAAAGCATTCAAGGTAGGTGATACCATCACCATCAAGCGTACCTCACACGCAGGTACAGGTTATCGTTACGCTCTGGTTCGCCTGAGCGGAGGAGTCGCCCTGCTGGACGAGAGTGTGGAAACTGCTGACGTGAACCAACCCGGCGGAATGACCGTGCAGTCCTTCACTTTCCAGTTCCTGAATCCGGGACAGGCGGAAATACAGTTCGCCTACTATCGTGACACAAAGGAAGTGCTTTATGAGGACGTGTTCCCCTACACCGTAGTGACTGCGGAAGAAGCAGCCGCCGATGCCCTCAAAGTGGGTGGATGGGGCGAATACGAACCGCTGACGGACGAAGAGAAGTCCATCTTCCAAACTTGCATGACGCTGAAAGGTGTGGATTACACCCCGATGCTGGTGGCCAAGCAATTGGTAGCAGGATACAACTACCGCTACTTCTGTATGACAAAGAGCGTCACCCGCGAACCGAAGTTCGGCTTCGCCAAAGTGACTATTTATGCACCGCTGAAGGGCGAGCCCGTATTGGAGAGTATTGTGGAATATTGA
- a CDS encoding fimbrillin family protein has protein sequence MKIERLFIYCLLAGTSLFASCSSEDTTDNLVEVLPEGMYPLTFIATKDDGATNTRAAGKDAWSVNDEIGARIGTGTKGTYRIKSTDGKQMENIEPVYWLNTSPTTVTAWYPKDSKNNVSLNNQSGGFADIDFLKAEAKNCSYLTSATLDFKHLLAKVKIKLKTTNSITNLEDAQVSLWGNTMCNYSEGVITGNGTNSYLPTYKEGNGEDATYEALLVPQQINETKFVRILLKNEKEYYYTTTVTLTAGNLHVYEITVNEGPVVVDLAKITGDTYTAKWDCTINGDANTQLAKNIVIKEGVTVTINNVNIKPNGTNHAISGEGNAILVLAGENTVEGNGDYMAGVHAATCITIKGSGKLTATGGTAAPGIGGGYYAKCGDIIIESGTIIANSGTWGGYPSAGIGGMCGNITILGGNITAKAITVAPGIGSGYGSTCGNINIQGGTITAIKGGNNGPYTQEVSIGAGVGGRCGTIEIDAKADVTLK, from the coding sequence ATGAAAATAGAACGATTATTCATCTATTGCCTGTTGGCAGGCACATCCCTCTTCGCTTCGTGCAGCAGCGAAGACACGACGGACAACCTCGTGGAAGTCTTGCCCGAAGGCATGTATCCGCTGACATTTATCGCCACCAAAGACGATGGAGCGACAAATACTCGCGCCGCAGGTAAAGATGCTTGGAGTGTAAATGATGAAATTGGCGCAAGAATAGGTACCGGGACAAAAGGCACATATAGAATAAAGTCCACGGATGGTAAGCAAATGGAAAATATCGAGCCTGTTTATTGGCTGAATACCTCCCCGACTACCGTTACGGCTTGGTATCCGAAAGATTCAAAAAACAATGTGTCCCTAAACAATCAATCGGGAGGATTTGCTGATATTGACTTTCTAAAAGCGGAAGCCAAGAATTGTTCCTATCTTACCTCCGCAACGCTGGACTTCAAACACCTTTTGGCAAAGGTTAAAATAAAATTGAAAACGACAAATAGCATAACCAATCTGGAAGATGCCCAAGTCAGCCTTTGGGGGAACACTATGTGCAATTACAGCGAAGGAGTCATTACCGGCAATGGAACAAACAGTTATCTTCCAACTTACAAAGAAGGAAATGGAGAAGATGCTACCTACGAAGCCTTGCTTGTACCGCAACAGATAAATGAAACCAAATTTGTCCGTATTCTCCTTAAGAATGAAAAAGAATATTATTATACTACCACAGTAACGCTAACCGCAGGAAATCTGCATGTCTATGAGATAACGGTAAACGAAGGACCTGTTGTTGTTGATTTAGCAAAAATAACCGGAGATACCTATACTGCCAAATGGGATTGCACCATTAATGGAGATGCGAATACCCAATTGGCTAAAAATATTGTTATCAAAGAAGGAGTAACTGTCACTATAAATAATGTAAACATAAAGCCTAATGGAACCAACCATGCTATTTCTGGAGAAGGTAATGCTATTTTAGTTCTGGCAGGAGAGAATACTGTGGAGGGTAATGGAGACTACATGGCAGGCGTACATGCAGCAACATGTATCACTATTAAAGGCAGTGGAAAGTTGACGGCTACTGGGGGAACCGCTGCTCCTGGCATCGGAGGTGGATACTATGCTAAGTGTGGAGATATTATCATAGAAAGCGGTACTATCATTGCCAATTCAGGTACTTGGGGTGGGTATCCTAGTGCCGGAATAGGAGGTATGTGTGGAAATATTACGATTTTGGGAGGCAATATCACTGCTAAAGCAATAACGGTAGCTCCTGGCATCGGTAGTGGGTATGGCTCAACTTGTGGAAATATTAATATTCAGGGAGGCACTATCACTGCTATAAAGGGAGGCAACAATGGTCCGTACACCCAAGAAGTGTCAATTGGGGCAGGTGTCGGAGGAAGATGTGGCACAATTGAAATTGATGCTAAAGCTGATGTGACGCTGAAATAA